The following are from one region of the Streptomyces rubrogriseus genome:
- a CDS encoding MarR family winged helix-turn-helix transcriptional regulator: MSQKGAGIDLDKSLGYLLKEASSALRAAMEEVLRPLGMSVTHYSCLELLAQRPGLSNSELARGAFVTRQSMNVLLQALERDGYVTRPAEAPVGKALPARLTPRGRRSLEKATVAVRSVELRMLAGMTESEQSGAFRILESMIHSLHGTAAGAARSPTRPAAAPPSEPTGG; this comes from the coding sequence ATGAGTCAAAAGGGTGCCGGCATCGACCTGGACAAATCACTGGGCTACCTGCTCAAGGAGGCTTCGAGCGCCCTGCGCGCGGCCATGGAGGAAGTGCTGCGGCCACTCGGGATGAGCGTGACGCACTACTCCTGCCTCGAACTGCTGGCTCAACGGCCGGGCTTGTCCAACTCCGAGCTCGCGCGGGGCGCGTTCGTGACCCGCCAGTCGATGAACGTGCTGCTCCAGGCCCTGGAACGGGACGGCTACGTGACCAGGCCCGCGGAGGCGCCCGTCGGGAAGGCGCTCCCCGCGCGGCTCACCCCCCGCGGCCGGCGGAGCCTGGAGAAGGCGACCGTGGCGGTCCGTTCCGTCGAGCTCAGAATGCTGGCCGGTATGACCGAGAGCGAGCAGTCGGGCGCGTTCCGGATCCTGGAGAGCATGATCCATTCCCTGCACGGAACGGCCGCCGGGGCGGCGCGGTCTCCTACTCGGCCCGCGGCCGCACCTCCGTCGGAGCCGACGGGCGGCTGA
- a CDS encoding VOC family protein, whose product MPVTGPDFVSLQVRDLDAAQAFYEQYLGLVRSQAGPPHAVVFETKPIAFALRDIVPGTDLASVAQPGIGAAIWLHGTDVQAIHDALVADGHTIVSAPVDGPFGRTFTFADLDGYHVTLHDRA is encoded by the coding sequence ATGCCCGTCACCGGTCCCGACTTCGTCTCCCTCCAGGTACGCGACCTCGACGCCGCGCAGGCGTTCTACGAGCAGTACCTCGGCCTCGTCCGCTCGCAGGCCGGGCCTCCGCACGCCGTAGTCTTCGAGACGAAGCCGATCGCGTTCGCACTGCGCGACATCGTTCCCGGCACCGATCTCGCCTCCGTCGCGCAGCCCGGCATCGGTGCCGCGATCTGGCTCCACGGCACCGATGTCCAGGCCATCCACGACGCCCTCGTCGCCGACGGTCACACCATCGTCTCCGCACCGGTCGACGGCCCGTTCGGCCGGACGTTCACCTTCGCCGACCTCGACGGCTACCACGTCACCCTCCACGACCGCGCCTGA
- a CDS encoding TetR/AcrR family transcriptional regulator — translation MSRSDAGHPAPTGADADRRTMVLESAMATFARFGYRKASMEEVARAAHISRPGLYFLFSSKESLFRAAVTQALHRDITAAEQALADGDRPLPERLVEAFDHWAGRYVGPLTRDVATVIEANPGILGEVVEVLPRRFEELITDAITGATGREEAVRIAQTMISASTGLKHQVGSRESYLERLTVAVGLLLR, via the coding sequence ATGAGCAGGAGCGACGCCGGCCACCCGGCCCCGACAGGCGCGGATGCCGACCGTCGGACCATGGTTCTGGAGTCCGCCATGGCGACGTTCGCGCGCTTCGGATACCGGAAGGCGTCGATGGAGGAGGTGGCGCGGGCGGCGCACATCTCCCGGCCGGGCCTCTACTTCCTCTTCTCCTCGAAGGAGAGCCTGTTCCGTGCCGCGGTCACCCAGGCCCTGCATCGCGACATCACCGCGGCCGAACAGGCCCTGGCCGACGGTGACCGCCCCCTCCCGGAGCGCCTCGTCGAAGCGTTCGACCACTGGGCGGGCCGCTACGTCGGCCCGCTGACGCGCGACGTCGCGACGGTGATCGAGGCCAATCCCGGCATCCTCGGAGAGGTCGTCGAGGTCCTGCCGCGACGTTTCGAGGAGCTGATCACGGACGCGATCACCGGCGCGACGGGACGGGAGGAGGCCGTCCGGATCGCACAGACGATGATCAGCGCATCGACGGGACTCAAGCACCAGGTCGGGTCGAGGGAGTCGTACCTCGAACGTTTGACGGTGGCCGTCGGTCTCCTGCTGCGCTGA
- a CDS encoding SDR family NAD(P)-dependent oxidoreductase codes for MDTRPLVSTPFTASSTADEVLEGIDLTGVRAIVTGASSGLGIETARALTAAGAEVTLAVRNTAAGASAAETIARSTGAAPPRVVRLDLADRAGVTRFTDAWEGPLHLLVNNAGVVTGGLERTPEGWELHFATNHLGHFALATGLRRALARGAAERGGARIVSVSSTAHMRSGVDFDDLHFERRRHDPQTAYAQSKTANSLFAVEATRRWGSDGIVANAVNPGGVATGLQRNFTPEQRASLDAAEAAGVFTYKTVEQGAATSVVAAVAPEFAHSGGHYLDDGREAYTVPNDADLAQHPHGVKEWALDPAAARRLWTVSTDLLRS; via the coding sequence ATGGATACCCGCCCGCTCGTCTCCACGCCGTTCACCGCCTCCAGCACCGCGGACGAGGTGCTGGAGGGCATCGACCTCACCGGTGTCCGTGCGATCGTGACGGGAGCGTCCTCCGGACTCGGCATCGAGACGGCTCGTGCGCTGACCGCCGCCGGGGCGGAGGTGACGCTCGCCGTGCGGAACACGGCTGCGGGTGCCTCCGCCGCCGAGACGATCGCCAGGTCGACCGGGGCGGCCCCGCCCCGGGTCGTCCGACTCGACCTCGCCGACCGGGCCGGCGTCACCCGGTTCACCGACGCGTGGGAGGGCCCGCTCCACCTCCTCGTCAACAACGCCGGCGTGGTCACCGGCGGACTCGAACGGACGCCCGAGGGCTGGGAGCTGCACTTCGCGACGAACCATCTCGGCCACTTCGCTCTGGCCACCGGGCTGCGCCGGGCCCTGGCCCGCGGTGCGGCCGAGCGCGGCGGAGCACGGATCGTCTCCGTCAGTTCGACGGCGCACATGCGGTCCGGCGTCGACTTCGACGACCTCCACTTCGAGCGCCGCCGCCACGACCCGCAGACCGCCTACGCACAGTCGAAGACGGCGAACTCCCTCTTCGCCGTCGAGGCGACCCGCCGGTGGGGGTCCGACGGCATCGTCGCCAACGCGGTCAATCCCGGCGGTGTCGCGACGGGTCTGCAGCGGAACTTCACGCCGGAACAGAGGGCGTCGCTCGACGCGGCCGAGGCTGCCGGAGTCTTCACGTACAAGACGGTCGAGCAGGGCGCCGCCACCAGTGTCGTCGCGGCCGTCGCCCCCGAGTTCGCCCACTCCGGGGGTCACTACCTCGACGACGGGCGAGAGGCGTACACGGTGCCGAACGATGCCGACCTCGCGCAGCACCCGCACGGTGTCAAGGAGTGGGCGCTGGACCCCGCCGCCGCCCGGCGCCTGTGGACCGTCTCAACCGATCTGCTGCGCTCCTGA
- a CDS encoding salicylate synthase yields the protein MSTGSRNLWDAWARSVPPLACASTREPCPDPAATATRLARAGLAGQYVVYESEGGVWHFAAGSDASVTADATAITARAAGRTWTSRTQRRPLTAFADALAALSSVSASPDESGEERRFYGWAAFELAHLLHADPATAGDQPLLHALIPSVEVTLTGDSTVVRAVDEAWARKVADLLAEPAAEQTSHDQPARDRTEDVIAVGTAAYGRAVSRTVRDIRAGLLEKAVVSRQVPLPAEPRPDFPATYLAGRRANTPARSYVLDLGGYRAAGFSPETVLEVGDDGRVSTQPLAGTRALGADPAENERRRAELLSDPKEIHEHAVSVRLAWDEMAAVCRPGSVVVEEYMAVRPRGSVQHLASRVTGRLRPDAGPWDAFASLFPAITATGVSKRAALQALARHEEGPRGLYGGAVFRGSTSGALDAALVLRTLIGAGDEAWLRAGAGVTAQSSPERETEETCEKLRSVAPYLRFSLTSPDLT from the coding sequence ATGAGCACCGGATCCCGGAACCTCTGGGACGCGTGGGCGCGGTCCGTCCCACCGCTCGCGTGCGCGAGCACCCGCGAGCCCTGCCCCGACCCGGCCGCCACCGCCACCCGCCTCGCACGGGCGGGCCTCGCGGGCCAGTACGTGGTGTACGAGTCGGAGGGCGGAGTCTGGCACTTCGCGGCGGGCTCCGACGCCAGCGTCACCGCGGACGCCACCGCCATCACCGCGCGGGCCGCCGGGCGTACCTGGACCTCGCGCACGCAGCGGCGGCCGTTGACGGCGTTCGCCGACGCCCTCGCCGCGCTGTCCTCCGTATCCGCCTCGCCCGACGAGAGCGGCGAAGAGCGCCGCTTCTACGGCTGGGCGGCCTTCGAACTCGCCCACCTCCTGCACGCGGACCCCGCTACGGCCGGAGACCAGCCGCTGCTGCACGCCCTGATCCCGTCCGTCGAAGTGACCCTCACCGGCGACTCGACGGTGGTCCGCGCGGTGGACGAGGCATGGGCGCGCAAGGTCGCCGACCTGCTCGCGGAGCCCGCGGCCGAGCAGACCTCCCACGACCAACCGGCGCGGGACCGCACCGAGGACGTCATCGCCGTCGGTACCGCCGCCTACGGCCGCGCGGTCTCCCGTACGGTCCGGGACATCCGCGCCGGGTTGCTGGAGAAGGCCGTGGTCTCCCGGCAGGTCCCACTGCCCGCCGAGCCGCGCCCCGACTTCCCCGCGACCTACCTCGCGGGCCGCCGGGCCAACACACCGGCACGCTCCTACGTGCTGGACCTCGGCGGTTACCGGGCTGCCGGATTCAGCCCCGAGACCGTTCTCGAGGTCGGGGACGACGGACGGGTCAGCACCCAGCCGCTCGCGGGCACGCGCGCCCTGGGCGCCGACCCGGCGGAGAACGAGCGCCGGCGCGCGGAACTGCTCAGCGACCCCAAGGAGATACACGAACACGCCGTGTCCGTACGTCTCGCCTGGGACGAGATGGCGGCCGTGTGCCGTCCCGGCTCCGTCGTGGTCGAGGAGTACATGGCGGTCCGTCCCCGAGGATCGGTGCAGCACCTGGCCTCGCGGGTGACGGGCCGGCTCCGGCCGGACGCCGGACCCTGGGACGCCTTCGCCTCCCTGTTTCCCGCGATCACCGCCACCGGCGTCTCCAAACGCGCCGCGCTCCAGGCCCTGGCCCGCCACGAGGAAGGTCCGCGCGGCCTGTACGGCGGGGCGGTCTTCCGGGGGAGCACCAGCGGCGCCCTCGACGCCGCCCTCGTCCTGCGCACCCTGATCGGCGCGGGCGACGAGGCGTGGCTGCGAGCCGGCGCCGGGGTCACCGCCCAGTCCAGCCCCGAGCGGGAGACCGAGGAGACCTGCGAGAAACTCCGCAGCGTCGCCCCGTACCTGAGGTTCTCCCTCACCTCACCTGACCTCACCTGA
- a CDS encoding ABC transporter ATP-binding protein, translated as MIRQLYRVLGPEGSRPLNRLLVLQCAAAVLQGVAFALLVPVLRALLGPDPDDVWPWLAAFAGCAVAHAALQGAAVSGGFTVGSRLSRVLHHRMADQALRLPLGWFDAGRTAEFSRLAGQNVIQVMSTPAHLLRPFISSLLTPATLVAATFFFDVRTALVLLVCAPVLFAVQAASSAVMRRLDLGRDAAIGESADRVLEYARNQPVLRAFGRTAEGYGALDDALAAEARADRRLIARGLPGLVSFSFATRLVFALLLALGVSWQLDGSLTVPTLLALLVLLVRLIDGVSSAAEAGAGMRIARNTLERLGAVLDEPPFPQPAEPRTPRDASVEFDKVGFHYDGGADPVTGAAARPVLNDVTFRLPERSMTALVGPSGAGKTTIAGLLARFRDTTEGTVRIGGVDVREIGADDLAAHVSLVFQDVYLFDGTIEENVRIAAPHADRGQLAEAAALSGLDRVIEELPEGWATKVGEGGARLSGGQRQRVSIARALLKDAPILVLDEATAALDQENEALFAQAVRALAARRTLLVIAHRLSTVVSADQILVLEDGEITERGTHDDLVAAAGTYASFWERRAQAHGWRLESASS; from the coding sequence ATGATCCGTCAGCTCTACCGGGTCCTCGGGCCGGAAGGCTCCCGCCCGCTGAACCGGCTGCTCGTCCTCCAGTGCGCCGCCGCCGTCCTCCAGGGTGTGGCCTTCGCCCTCCTGGTGCCCGTACTGCGTGCCCTGCTCGGTCCCGATCCCGACGACGTGTGGCCCTGGCTGGCGGCGTTCGCCGGCTGCGCGGTCGCGCACGCCGCGCTCCAGGGCGCGGCCGTCAGCGGCGGCTTCACGGTCGGTTCCCGGCTCTCCCGGGTGCTGCACCACCGCATGGCGGACCAGGCACTGCGTCTGCCCCTCGGCTGGTTCGACGCCGGCCGCACGGCCGAGTTCAGCAGGCTCGCCGGACAGAACGTCATCCAGGTGATGAGCACACCGGCCCACCTGCTGCGCCCGTTCATCAGCTCCCTGCTCACCCCGGCGACGCTGGTGGCCGCCACGTTCTTCTTCGACGTCCGCACCGCCCTGGTGCTGCTGGTCTGCGCGCCCGTGCTGTTCGCCGTCCAGGCGGCGAGCAGCGCCGTGATGCGCCGGCTCGACCTGGGCCGCGACGCCGCGATCGGCGAGTCCGCCGACCGGGTCCTGGAGTACGCGCGCAACCAGCCGGTACTGAGGGCGTTCGGCCGGACCGCCGAGGGATACGGCGCCCTCGACGACGCCCTGGCGGCCGAGGCCCGCGCGGACCGGCGGCTCATCGCGCGGGGGCTGCCCGGACTGGTCTCGTTCTCCTTCGCCACCCGGCTCGTGTTCGCCCTGCTGCTCGCCCTCGGGGTGTCCTGGCAGCTCGACGGCTCCCTCACCGTGCCCACCCTGCTGGCGCTCCTGGTGCTGCTGGTCCGCCTGATCGACGGCGTGTCGTCGGCCGCCGAGGCCGGCGCCGGGATGCGCATCGCCCGCAACACCCTGGAACGCCTCGGCGCCGTCCTCGACGAACCGCCGTTCCCACAGCCCGCCGAGCCGCGGACGCCGCGCGACGCGAGCGTGGAGTTCGACAAGGTCGGCTTCCACTACGACGGCGGCGCCGACCCGGTGACCGGAGCAGCCGCACGCCCGGTCCTGAACGACGTGACCTTCCGCCTGCCCGAGCGCAGCATGACGGCGCTGGTCGGGCCCTCCGGCGCGGGCAAGACCACGATCGCCGGGCTGCTCGCCCGCTTCCGGGACACCACCGAGGGCACCGTCCGCATCGGCGGCGTCGACGTCCGCGAGATCGGCGCCGACGACCTCGCGGCCCACGTGTCCCTCGTCTTCCAGGACGTCTACCTCTTCGACGGCACGATCGAGGAGAACGTCCGCATCGCCGCCCCGCACGCGGACCGTGGCCAACTGGCCGAGGCCGCGGCGCTCTCCGGCCTCGACCGCGTGATCGAGGAGCTGCCCGAGGGGTGGGCCACGAAGGTGGGCGAGGGCGGCGCGCGACTGTCCGGCGGACAGCGGCAGCGCGTGTCCATCGCCCGCGCACTCCTCAAGGACGCCCCGATCCTCGTCCTCGACGAGGCCACCGCCGCCCTCGACCAGGAGAACGAGGCGCTGTTCGCCCAGGCCGTGCGGGCCCTGGCGGCCCGCAGGACCCTCCTGGTCATCGCGCACCGGCTGAGCACCGTCGTGAGCGCCGACCAGATCCTGGTCCTGGAGGACGGCGAGATCACCGAACGGGGCACGCACGACGACCTGGTGGCGGCGGCAGGCACGTACGCCTCCTTCTGGGAACGGCGCGCGCAGGCCCACGGCTGGCGACTGGAGTCGGCCTCGTCATGA
- a CDS encoding ABC transporter ATP-binding protein, translated as MKSQPPETGPGPVSRAPAAPGAGTGAPTHPPRPLRELTGPVRSRLAVSVGLQTVAALAGVVPFIAVSEIAGRLTTGTPADGDTLWPLVALACAAGLLALACGTAAGALAHIADNDLQLALRRRLARHIGRLPLGRLTDRGTGEVKQAVQDDVSALHTLFAHTLLDVVAVLTAPVLALAYLFTVDWRLALVSVVPLLLGVLLFSRAMAGAAAQMAEFGAALGRISTAAVEFASGIAVFKSFGRGRKAHERFVDATEGFADFFSRWVRTTLVSSTAAVLVVAPAVVLLLLTVVGAVFVTQDRMTGAELVPFLLLGPAVAAPMGVVGPRIQQIRAGQAAAVRITELLHAPTLPEPATPVLPDGHHVRLRGVTFSYDGRTDVLRDVDLDLAPGTVTALVGPSGSGKSTLASLLPRFHDATAGTVTLGGADLRDIPATELYRRVGFVLQDVRLLRASVTDNIRLGRPEATDEEVERCARAARIHDRVTALPDGYATELGTAVTLSGGEAQRLSIARALLADAPVLVLDEATAYADPHSEALIQDALSALAAGRTLLVIAHRLSTVRSADRIVVLEDGRVTEQGRHDDLVAAGGRYAALWDAQSSSTDAIREGSAR; from the coding sequence GTGAAGTCACAACCGCCCGAGACCGGCCCGGGTCCGGTGTCCCGGGCCCCGGCAGCCCCCGGCGCGGGCACCGGGGCACCTACGCACCCCCCGCGTCCCCTGCGCGAGCTGACCGGTCCCGTCCGGAGCCGACTGGCCGTCTCCGTCGGCCTCCAGACCGTCGCGGCCCTGGCCGGAGTGGTCCCGTTCATCGCCGTCTCCGAGATCGCCGGCCGACTCACGACGGGCACCCCCGCCGACGGTGACACCCTGTGGCCGCTGGTCGCGCTGGCCTGCGCGGCGGGGCTCCTCGCCCTGGCGTGCGGCACCGCGGCCGGCGCCCTCGCCCACATCGCCGACAACGACCTCCAGCTCGCCCTTCGCCGCCGGCTCGCCCGGCACATCGGACGGCTGCCACTGGGCCGGCTCACGGACCGGGGCACCGGCGAGGTCAAGCAGGCGGTGCAGGACGACGTGAGCGCGCTGCACACGCTGTTCGCCCACACCCTGCTCGACGTCGTCGCCGTACTCACCGCACCGGTCCTGGCCCTGGCCTACCTGTTCACCGTCGACTGGCGCCTCGCCCTGGTCAGCGTCGTCCCCCTGCTGCTCGGCGTGCTCCTGTTCAGCCGGGCGATGGCGGGCGCCGCTGCCCAGATGGCCGAGTTCGGCGCCGCGCTGGGGCGGATCTCCACCGCCGCCGTGGAATTCGCCTCCGGCATCGCCGTGTTCAAGAGCTTCGGCCGCGGCCGCAAGGCCCACGAGCGCTTCGTCGACGCCACCGAGGGCTTCGCCGACTTCTTCTCCCGCTGGGTCCGCACCACCCTGGTCAGCTCCACCGCCGCCGTGCTGGTGGTCGCCCCGGCCGTGGTCCTGCTGCTCCTGACCGTGGTGGGCGCCGTGTTCGTCACCCAGGACCGGATGACCGGCGCCGAACTCGTCCCCTTCCTGCTGCTGGGCCCCGCCGTCGCCGCCCCCATGGGCGTGGTGGGCCCCCGCATCCAGCAGATCCGGGCCGGCCAGGCCGCCGCCGTACGCATCACGGAGCTGCTGCACGCCCCGACCCTCCCCGAGCCCGCCACCCCCGTCCTGCCCGACGGCCACCACGTCCGGCTGCGCGGGGTCACCTTCTCCTACGACGGGCGCACCGACGTCCTGCGCGACGTCGACCTCGATCTCGCCCCCGGCACGGTCACCGCGCTGGTCGGACCCTCCGGCTCCGGCAAGTCCACCCTGGCCTCGCTCCTGCCCCGCTTCCACGACGCCACCGCCGGCACGGTGACCCTCGGCGGCGCCGACCTCCGCGACATCCCCGCGACCGAGCTGTACCGCCGGGTCGGCTTCGTCCTCCAGGACGTACGGCTGCTGCGGGCGAGCGTCACCGACAACATCCGGCTGGGCCGCCCCGAGGCCACCGACGAGGAAGTCGAGCGGTGCGCCCGCGCCGCCCGCATCCACGACCGCGTCACGGCACTGCCCGACGGCTACGCGACTGAACTCGGCACGGCCGTCACCCTCTCCGGCGGTGAGGCACAACGCCTCTCGATCGCCAGAGCCCTGCTCGCCGACGCCCCCGTCCTCGTGCTCGACGAGGCGACCGCGTACGCCGACCCGCACTCCGAGGCACTGATCCAGGACGCCTTGTCCGCGCTCGCGGCCGGCCGCACCCTGCTCGTCATCGCCCACCGGCTGTCGACCGTCCGCTCCGCCGACCGGATCGTGGTCCTGGAGGACGGACGCGTCACCGAACAGGGCCGTCACGACGACCTCGTCGCCGCGGGTGGCCGGTACGCCGCCCTCTGGGACGCCCAGAGCAGCAGCACGGACGCCATCCGAGAAGGAAGTGCACGATGA
- a CDS encoding class I SAM-dependent methyltransferase codes for MIDYYSTSAEFYELVATRHTASSGPPLTRVLTGLDVTHGPVLEIGAGTGRVTEVVAAALPEAEILAAEPSATMRAMLTSRVARDPDLRRRVTVVDGAAQDLVLPERLSAVVVFGVAGHLTVPERVALWKRLADRLPDGAPIVVELMGVSSPRHIPPVMSLRETIGRQTYEWWIGGEPTEGDAMRFTTTWKVLRDGRTVREVADSYDWHTFDVARLAREAGMTSRRITEAGGRPIPEIGVLVK; via the coding sequence GTGATCGACTACTACTCGACCTCGGCCGAGTTCTACGAGCTGGTCGCCACCCGGCACACCGCCAGCAGCGGCCCCCCGCTGACCCGCGTCCTGACGGGCCTGGACGTCACGCACGGCCCGGTCCTGGAGATCGGCGCGGGCACCGGACGCGTGACCGAGGTCGTCGCCGCCGCACTCCCCGAGGCGGAGATCCTCGCCGCCGAACCGTCGGCCACCATGCGGGCCATGCTCACCTCCCGGGTCGCCCGCGACCCGGACCTGAGGCGCAGGGTGACGGTGGTCGACGGCGCCGCGCAGGACCTCGTCCTGCCCGAACGGCTGTCCGCCGTCGTCGTCTTCGGCGTGGCCGGCCACCTCACCGTGCCCGAACGCGTCGCCCTGTGGAAGCGTCTCGCGGACCGCCTGCCGGACGGCGCGCCCATCGTCGTGGAACTGATGGGCGTCTCCTCGCCCCGCCACATCCCCCCGGTGATGTCGCTGCGGGAGACCATCGGCCGCCAGACCTACGAGTGGTGGATCGGCGGCGAACCCACCGAGGGCGACGCCATGCGGTTCACCACGACCTGGAAGGTCCTGCGCGACGGCCGCACCGTGCGCGAGGTCGCCGACAGCTACGACTGGCACACCTTCGACGTCGCCCGCCTGGCCCGCGAGGCCGGCATGACCAGCCGCCGCATCACCGAGGCGGGCGGCCGGCCCATCCCCGAAATCGGAGTACTCGTCAAGTGA
- a CDS encoding thioesterase II family protein gives MTAASPSNSSARAGRADSPWIRRWNEGSASRLTLICLPHAGGSAGFYRPWAALMPPEVELVAIQYPGREDRFDDPESAGMGELVTAVADAVLPLLDRPYALFGHSMGSAVAWELAHELDRRRAPGPRRLFASGRAAPGTAVTGHLHRQDDDVLCAELARLGGTSREVLDDPGLRSLVLTAVRHDYRIIETHRPGARPPLSCPIHVLTGDADPELGERRSRAGAGGWADLTTARTEVRVFPGDHFYLTPRRREVVATVLRRMDPSLTTDARRTWPSTP, from the coding sequence GTGACCGCCGCCTCCCCGTCGAACTCCTCCGCCCGCGCCGGGCGTGCCGACAGCCCGTGGATCAGACGGTGGAACGAGGGCTCCGCCTCCCGGCTCACACTGATCTGCCTGCCGCACGCCGGCGGCAGTGCGGGCTTCTACCGGCCCTGGGCGGCACTCATGCCCCCGGAGGTCGAACTCGTCGCCATCCAGTACCCGGGCCGCGAGGACCGCTTCGACGACCCGGAGAGCGCCGGCATGGGCGAGCTGGTGACCGCGGTGGCGGACGCCGTACTGCCGCTGCTCGACCGGCCCTACGCCCTCTTCGGACACAGCATGGGCTCCGCCGTGGCCTGGGAACTGGCCCACGAACTGGACCGCCGCCGAGCCCCCGGCCCGCGCCGGCTCTTCGCCTCCGGCCGGGCCGCCCCCGGCACCGCGGTGACCGGGCACCTGCACCGCCAGGACGACGACGTGCTGTGCGCGGAACTGGCCAGGCTGGGCGGCACCAGCCGTGAGGTCCTCGACGACCCGGGGCTGCGCTCCCTCGTCCTCACCGCCGTCCGCCACGACTACCGGATCATCGAGACCCACCGGCCCGGGGCGCGGCCGCCGCTGTCCTGCCCGATCCACGTGCTGACCGGCGACGCGGACCCGGAACTCGGCGAGCGGCGCAGCCGCGCGGGGGCCGGCGGCTGGGCGGACCTCACCACCGCCCGCACCGAGGTCCGGGTCTTCCCCGGCGACCACTTCTACCTCACGCCGCGACGCCGCGAGGTGGTCGCCACCGTGCTGCGCAGGATGGACCCCTCGCTGACCACGGACGCCCGGCGCACCTGGCCGAGCACCCCGTGA
- a CDS encoding cytochrome P450 has product MTPPESPAASRTPGATPPRDFPIRRGCPFAAPAEYAALRTDDPVARVTLPTRREAWVVTRYDDVRELLSDPRVSADIRRPGFPALGEGEQEAGARFRPFIRTDAPEHTRYRRMLLPAFTVRRVRAMRPAVQARVDEILDGMLAAGGPVDLVSAYANAVSTSVICELLGIPRHDLEFFRDVTRISGSRNSTAEQVSEALGGLFGLLAGLVAERREEPRDDLISKLVTDHMVPGNVTTEQLLSTLGITINAGRETTTSMIALSTLLLLDRPELSAELRKDPALMPAAVDELLRVLSVADSIPLRVAAEDIELSGRTVPADDGVIALLAGANHDPEQFDDPERVDFHRTDNHHVAFGYGVHQCIGQHLARLELEVALETLVRRVPTLRLAGERDQVVVKHDSATFGLEELMVTW; this is encoded by the coding sequence ATGACACCCCCCGAATCCCCGGCGGCCTCCCGCACCCCCGGCGCCACCCCGCCCCGCGACTTCCCGATCCGGCGCGGCTGCCCCTTCGCCGCGCCCGCGGAGTACGCCGCGCTGCGCACCGACGACCCGGTCGCCCGCGTCACCCTGCCGACCCGGCGGGAAGCCTGGGTGGTGACCCGCTACGACGACGTACGGGAACTGCTCTCCGACCCGCGCGTCAGCGCCGACATCCGCCGCCCGGGCTTCCCCGCTCTCGGCGAGGGCGAGCAGGAGGCCGGGGCCAGGTTCCGTCCCTTCATCCGCACCGACGCCCCCGAGCACACCCGCTACCGGCGCATGCTCCTGCCCGCGTTCACCGTGCGCCGGGTCCGAGCGATGCGGCCCGCCGTACAGGCACGGGTGGACGAGATCCTGGACGGCATGCTGGCCGCCGGCGGCCCGGTGGACCTGGTGAGCGCGTACGCCAACGCCGTCTCCACGTCGGTGATCTGCGAACTGCTCGGCATCCCGCGGCACGACCTGGAGTTCTTCCGGGACGTCACCCGGATCTCCGGCTCCCGCAACAGCACCGCCGAGCAGGTCTCCGAGGCCCTCGGCGGCCTGTTCGGCCTGCTCGCCGGGCTGGTCGCCGAGCGCCGGGAGGAACCCCGCGACGACCTGATCTCGAAGCTCGTCACCGACCACATGGTCCCCGGCAACGTGACGACGGAGCAGCTGCTGTCCACCCTCGGCATCACCATCAACGCCGGCCGCGAGACCACCACCAGCATGATCGCCCTGAGCACCCTGCTCCTCCTGGACCGGCCGGAGCTGTCGGCGGAACTGCGCAAGGACCCCGCCCTGATGCCCGCGGCCGTCGACGAACTCCTGCGCGTCCTGTCCGTCGCCGACTCCATTCCGCTGCGCGTCGCCGCCGAGGACATCGAGCTGTCCGGCCGCACCGTCCCCGCCGACGACGGCGTCATCGCGCTCCTCGCCGGTGCCAACCACGACCCCGAGCAGTTCGACGACCCCGAGCGGGTCGACTTCCACCGCACGGACAACCACCACGTGGCCTTCGGCTACGGAGTGCACCAGTGCATCGGCCAGCACCTGGCGCGGCTGGAGCTGGAGGTCGCCCTGGAGACACTCGTCCGCCGCGTCCCCACGCTGCGCCTCGCGGGGGAGCGGGACCAGGTCGTCGTCAAGCACGACTCGGCCACCTTCGGCCTCGAAGAACTGATGGTGACCTGGTGA